The sequence GGCTTCCGGCGGCAGGGCGAGCGCCTGACGCGACGCCTGCGCATGGGCGGCGCCGCACAGGTTGAAGACAAGCGGCATCAGCCCGGCGACTTCCTCCGCCGGCCGGCCGACGGCCCAGGTTGCTCCCATGCCACCGCCGGCTGCCGCCAGCCGCCAGGGCGACGCGCCGGCGGGGTCCAGCGCGATATCGAGCGCGCCGATCATGCCCCGCTCCCCTGCCCGTTCTCGGGGCCGGCGGCAAGGCCGGCGCCGAAGATGAGGGCGCGGCGGGTCGGCGCGGCAGCGGCCGGGGCCCGCTCCTGCCGAGGCGGCGCCTCCTCGTCCTGCGCGGAGGCATGCTCCGCCTCCACCGCCGCAAGCCGCGCCCGGCGTATGTCGTCGGAACGGTCGCCTTCCTCGCGATGGGCGGGGTCGAACAGCGCGGCGAGCGCGGCACGTGCCGTCTCGCTCGCCTGCAGCATGGAGGTGAAATCGAACATGGGCGAAAACAGCGAGCACGCCTTGTAAGGCCCCGTCTCGGGGCGGTTGGCGCCGACGAATTCATACTCGCCGGAGGGGAAGGCGATGATTTCTTTCGCGCCCGGAACCAGTGCCGACCAGTCCTCGTCCGGTCCCGGCACCAGCACGAGGTTCATGAACCAGGGCGTGACCAGCATGCCGAGCACCCGCTCGCCATGTGGGCGGAAGCCGATGGCCTTCACCTCCAGGGTCTCATTGAGCAGCGGCACGCCGCGCATCTGGCCGACATGTATTTCCCGGAACGCCGCCTCGAAACGGGCTGGCATGGCCGCCGCCAGCGCCGTGAGGCGCGGATCGTCCGCCGGCGACGCGGATGACGGCGCGCGCACGGGTGCCTCCCCATCGGTGTCGATCACCATGAACTGGTCGCGGGCGCCGTCGCATTTCGGGCAGCGCCATTCCTCCGGCAGCGCCGCG is a genomic window of Ancylobacter sp. IITR112 containing:
- the hybE gene encoding [NiFe]-hydrogenase assembly chaperone HybE, whose product is MLTKRFEGSFLGDAARLAPNAVLECKICWHVYDPAVGCDYWQVPAGTPFAALPEEWRCPKCDGARDQFMVIDTDGEAPVRAPSSASPADDPRLTALAAAMPARFEAAFREIHVGQMRGVPLLNETLEVKAIGFRPHGERVLGMLVTPWFMNLVLVPGPDEDWSALVPGAKEIIAFPSGEYEFVGANRPETGPYKACSLFSPMFDFTSMLQASETARAALAALFDPAHREEGDRSDDIRRARLAAVEAEHASAQDEEAPPRQERAPAAAAPTRRALIFGAGLAAGPENGQGSGA